The following proteins come from a genomic window of Neptunomonas concharum:
- a CDS encoding sigma-54-dependent transcriptional regulator, whose protein sequence is MSRILIVEDETIIRAALKRLLEKNNYLVDDAGSVDEATSRFNLSDFHLIISDLRLPGAPGTELIKLANNIPVLIMTSYASLKSAVDAMKMGAVDYIAKPFNHDEMLTTIETILNRSKELLPKKKSKTAPQQTEIIGQCEAMQKLFSRIAKVAHTDATVLVLGESGTGKELAARAIHEQSDRAHAPMISVNCAAIPESLIESELFGHEKGAFTGANTSRSGLIEAAHGGTLFLDEIGELPLEAQARLLRFLQESEIRKVGSVQSQKVDVRLIAATHRNLKELARTGKFREDLYYRLYVMELNMPPLKARGDDIIELAQRFLIKACERMNCEPAYLSTEAKHMMLQYPWPGNVRELENAIERAVILADDHVITPELLGLDIESSPSLEQQESQYASRALQHESGHLEPKRKAGLSLDDYFQRFVIEHQADMSETELAKKLGVSRKCLWERRQKLGIPRKPKG, encoded by the coding sequence ATGAGCCGCATTCTGATTGTAGAGGATGAAACGATCATCCGAGCAGCGTTAAAACGTCTGTTAGAAAAAAACAACTATTTAGTTGACGACGCAGGGTCTGTAGATGAAGCAACATCACGCTTTAATCTCAGCGATTTTCATCTAATTATTAGCGACTTACGACTACCCGGCGCACCGGGGACAGAACTCATCAAGCTTGCTAATAACATCCCTGTGCTCATCATGACCAGCTACGCGAGCTTAAAGTCTGCGGTGGATGCCATGAAGATGGGCGCGGTTGATTACATCGCCAAACCCTTTAATCATGATGAGATGCTTACCACCATCGAAACCATTTTGAACCGCAGCAAAGAACTCCTCCCCAAGAAAAAGTCTAAAACCGCCCCTCAGCAGACCGAAATTATTGGTCAATGCGAAGCTATGCAAAAGCTTTTTTCCCGCATTGCGAAGGTCGCACACACGGACGCAACGGTCTTGGTGTTAGGAGAGTCAGGCACAGGAAAGGAACTTGCCGCGCGGGCGATTCATGAGCAAAGTGATCGCGCTCACGCCCCAATGATTTCAGTCAACTGTGCAGCTATCCCAGAAAGCCTGATTGAATCCGAGCTCTTTGGTCATGAAAAAGGCGCCTTTACTGGCGCAAACACCAGCAGAAGTGGCCTAATAGAGGCTGCTCACGGTGGCACGCTATTCTTGGATGAGATTGGCGAGCTCCCCCTTGAAGCTCAAGCACGTTTATTGCGTTTTCTACAAGAAAGCGAAATCCGCAAAGTAGGCTCCGTACAATCCCAAAAAGTCGACGTCCGACTGATTGCTGCGACACACCGTAACCTAAAAGAACTGGCGCGTACCGGCAAATTTCGAGAAGACCTTTACTACCGTCTCTATGTGATGGAGCTTAACATGCCGCCTCTTAAAGCACGTGGAGACGACATCATAGAGCTAGCCCAACGCTTCTTGATAAAAGCCTGCGAGCGAATGAACTGCGAGCCTGCTTATCTAAGCACTGAAGCAAAACACATGATGCTTCAATATCCTTGGCCGGGAAATGTCCGAGAATTAGAAAATGCTATAGAGCGAGCAGTTATTCTGGCAGATGATCATGTCATTACGCCTGAACTATTAGGGCTAGATATCGAATCGAGCCCCTCGTTGGAGCAGCAGGAATCTCAGTATGCATCACGAGCACTGCAACACGAATCAGGCCATTTAGAGCCTAAGCGCAAAGCAGGACTTTCCCTTGACGACTATTTTCAGCGCTTTGTTATTGAGCATCAGGCAGACATGAGCGAAACAGAACTTGCCAAGAAACTAGGCGTTAGTCGTAAGTGCTTATGGGAAAGGCGTCAAAAATTGGGAATACCTCGCAAGCCAAAGGGGTAA
- the pcnB gene encoding polynucleotide adenylyltransferase PcnB, with protein MPNRLIKKVVSLFRSESKHDSAKPAVIQSQAEAIKGPLIITEDKHNIPRKYLDDNAAKVVYRLTDAGHQGYLVGGCIRDLLLKKRPKDFDVATSAHPEEAHELFKRSRLIGRRFKLLHVRFGREIIEVATFRAGHDSQENETHGKQADSGLILRDNVYGTIEEDALRRDFTINALYYSVTDHSIYDFTNGYQDIGDRMIRMIGDPDSRYREDPVRMLRAIRFAAKLDFQIEKHTAAPIKPLAHLLQDIAPARLFDEVLKLLQSGHGVESLRLLREYNLLQQVLPLTNDVLNDENSLAEPLVIQGLKNTDRRINQRKSVTPAFLFATLLWHPLQRRIAEISEQNSRMPQLAILHAAANDVIGQQIRRTAIPKRFSGPVREIWELQLRLPKRFGNRAQQTLEQPRFRAAYDLLLLREQSGEQLDNLGQWWTDYQSADAQQRQAMVDQLPTKSKSSSPKPRRRRRAKNDPRNS; from the coding sequence ATGCCAAATCGTTTAATCAAGAAAGTTGTTAGTCTTTTTCGCAGCGAGTCCAAACATGACTCAGCTAAACCGGCTGTTATTCAGAGCCAAGCCGAAGCCATAAAAGGTCCCTTGATTATTACTGAAGACAAGCACAACATTCCCCGAAAATATTTGGATGATAATGCAGCCAAAGTTGTTTACCGGCTTACCGATGCAGGCCATCAAGGCTATTTAGTAGGCGGCTGCATACGAGATCTGCTCTTAAAAAAGCGCCCAAAAGATTTTGATGTAGCCACCAGCGCGCACCCAGAAGAAGCACATGAACTGTTCAAACGATCACGCCTCATAGGCAGGCGCTTCAAACTATTGCATGTTCGCTTTGGCAGAGAGATTATAGAAGTTGCCACGTTTCGCGCAGGCCACGACTCCCAAGAAAACGAGACACACGGTAAACAAGCAGATTCGGGGCTAATATTAAGAGATAACGTCTATGGTACCATTGAAGAAGATGCCTTACGCCGTGATTTCACCATCAACGCTCTGTATTACTCGGTAACCGATCATAGCATCTATGACTTTACTAACGGCTATCAAGATATAGGCGACCGAATGATCCGCATGATTGGAGATCCGGATAGCCGTTATCGCGAAGATCCAGTGCGCATGCTAAGAGCAATTCGATTTGCCGCTAAACTCGACTTTCAAATAGAGAAACATACCGCAGCGCCTATCAAGCCGCTCGCGCACCTGCTGCAGGATATTGCACCGGCTCGTTTGTTTGACGAAGTCCTAAAACTATTGCAGTCCGGTCATGGTGTTGAATCGCTACGATTACTGCGAGAATATAACTTACTACAGCAAGTACTCCCGCTGACGAACGATGTTCTTAATGATGAAAATTCACTAGCGGAGCCTCTGGTCATTCAAGGGCTAAAAAATACTGATCGACGTATCAATCAACGTAAAAGTGTTACCCCAGCCTTCCTGTTTGCCACATTACTATGGCACCCACTGCAAAGACGGATAGCTGAGATAAGCGAACAAAACTCACGCATGCCACAACTCGCGATTCTCCATGCGGCCGCCAATGACGTTATAGGCCAGCAAATTCGAAGAACCGCTATCCCTAAACGCTTTTCTGGCCCTGTCAGGGAAATTTGGGAATTACAATTACGTTTACCTAAACGCTTTGGTAACCGTGCTCAGCAAACGCTTGAGCAACCTCGTTTTCGTGCCGCCTACGACCTATTACTCCTAAGAGAACAAAGCGGAGAACAACTAGATAACCTAGGACAATGGTGGACTGATTACCAATCAGCCGATGCACAACAGCGCCAAGCAATGGTGGATCAACTTCCGACAAAATCCAAGTCATCCAGCCCTAAACCTCGGCGCCGAAGAAGAGCGAAGAATGATCCTCGAAACAGCTGA
- the folK gene encoding 2-amino-4-hydroxy-6-hydroxymethyldihydropteridine diphosphokinase has product MILETAERCFIGLGSNLNNPKQQVERALAALSALPHSHLVAQSSLYRSDPVGPPGQPDYINAVAELETHLLPEQLLDHLQAIEQSHHRVREIHWGPRTLDLDIILFGERHISTDRLSVPHPFATQRNFVLWPLAEVDPALFFPDGRSINDLLVACPLGTLEKISV; this is encoded by the coding sequence ATGATCCTCGAAACAGCTGAACGCTGCTTTATTGGTCTTGGCAGCAATTTAAACAACCCTAAGCAACAAGTCGAACGTGCCTTAGCCGCACTGTCGGCTTTACCTCATAGCCACCTTGTTGCTCAGTCCTCGCTGTATCGCTCTGACCCTGTTGGCCCACCGGGGCAGCCGGATTATATCAATGCAGTCGCAGAACTAGAGACCCATTTATTGCCTGAACAGCTACTAGATCACCTTCAGGCTATAGAGCAATCACACCATCGTGTGCGAGAAATACACTGGGGGCCAAGAACATTGGATCTCGACATTATATTGTTTGGTGAACGTCATATATCTACAGATCGTTTATCAGTGCCCCACCCCTTTGCCACTCAACGCAATTTCGTACTTTGGCCTTTAGCCGAAGTTGACCCTGCACTTTTTTTCCCCGATGGCAGATCAATAAACGATCTATTAGTCGCATGTCCGCTGGGCACACTAGAAAAGATCTCTGTATAA
- the panB gene encoding 3-methyl-2-oxobutanoate hydroxymethyltransferase: protein MNKVTLHTLSACKKAGEKFAVLTAYDACFAHAVSEAGVEVILVGDSLGMVLQGQDSTLPVTMDDMIYHTASVAKGNQGAMVMADMPFMSYATPEQTMENAALLMQAGAHIVKIEGGSWLAESVSLLSDRGIPTCVHLGLTPQAVNKLGGYKVQGRDRESAKEMIEDAVRLEQAGASMLLLECVPSILAQEITQAVDIPVIGIGAGVETDAQVLVIHDMLGLNPGHTPKFVKNFMAEADSIQSALKNYVSAVKQGSFPGQEHSFE from the coding sequence ATGAACAAAGTCACATTACATACATTATCCGCCTGCAAAAAGGCTGGCGAAAAGTTCGCCGTCCTGACCGCATATGATGCATGTTTTGCTCATGCCGTCAGTGAAGCTGGGGTAGAAGTGATTCTGGTAGGCGATTCACTTGGCATGGTTCTCCAAGGGCAAGACAGTACCCTACCTGTCACAATGGATGACATGATCTACCACACAGCGAGCGTTGCTAAAGGCAATCAAGGGGCCATGGTTATGGCAGATATGCCTTTCATGAGTTATGCCACTCCCGAGCAAACCATGGAAAACGCAGCCCTGCTCATGCAAGCCGGTGCTCATATCGTCAAAATAGAGGGCGGATCGTGGTTAGCTGAGAGCGTCTCCTTGCTATCTGATCGCGGTATTCCTACCTGCGTACATTTGGGACTTACACCTCAAGCTGTTAATAAGCTAGGCGGTTATAAAGTACAAGGGCGTGATCGTGAAAGCGCCAAAGAGATGATCGAAGACGCTGTGCGCTTAGAGCAAGCAGGCGCCAGCATGTTGTTACTGGAATGTGTTCCGTCTATCTTAGCACAAGAGATTACTCAAGCTGTGGATATACCCGTCATTGGTATTGGTGCGGGCGTAGAAACCGATGCTCAGGTGTTAGTGATCCACGACATGCTAGGACTCAATCCAGGCCATACACCTAAGTTTGTTAAAAACTTTATGGCAGAGGCTGACAGCATTCAGTCTGCTCTAAAAAACTATGTTTCCGCAGTTAAGCAAGGCAGCTTTCCGGGACAGGAACACAGCTTCGAATAA
- the panC gene encoding pantoate--beta-alanine ligase, protein MKTIHTLQELRQILAQERRTGKKIGLVPTMGNLHEGHLALVKQANECSDIVVATIFVNPLQFSANEDLDKYPRTLQQDQEKLEAAHCDYLFAPSDDEVYPDGRDKQTMVTVPEVSNLYCGASRPGHFEGVATIVCKLFCMVQPDVAVFGEKDFQQLFVIRKMARDLSLPIEIQGSPIVRNNKGLALSSRNGYLSDEQLEAATALNKALRQTADAIHQGEKDFSALCERAQQSLEAAGFKRDYFVIARQSDLMQANNDDQSLVILAAAYLGPARLIDNQVVNL, encoded by the coding sequence ATGAAAACCATTCACACCTTACAAGAGCTGCGCCAAATTTTGGCGCAGGAGCGCCGTACTGGCAAAAAAATTGGACTTGTACCGACCATGGGCAACCTTCACGAAGGTCACCTTGCGTTGGTAAAACAAGCCAACGAATGCTCTGATATTGTCGTTGCAACTATTTTTGTTAACCCACTACAGTTTAGTGCCAACGAAGATCTCGACAAATACCCAAGGACATTACAGCAGGATCAGGAGAAACTTGAAGCCGCCCACTGCGACTACTTGTTTGCCCCCTCTGACGACGAGGTTTACCCCGACGGGCGAGATAAGCAAACCATGGTAACAGTTCCTGAGGTATCAAATCTTTATTGCGGCGCAAGTCGACCCGGCCATTTTGAAGGCGTGGCGACCATTGTTTGCAAGCTGTTCTGCATGGTACAGCCAGATGTAGCTGTCTTTGGCGAGAAAGATTTTCAACAGCTCTTTGTCATCCGAAAAATGGCGCGCGATTTAAGTCTGCCAATAGAGATTCAAGGCTCTCCTATTGTTCGCAATAATAAGGGGCTGGCCCTAAGCTCACGAAATGGCTACCTGAGTGACGAACAACTCGAGGCTGCAACTGCCCTAAATAAGGCGCTACGCCAAACCGCTGATGCTATCCATCAAGGAGAGAAAGACTTTAGTGCTCTATGCGAGCGAGCTCAACAATCCTTAGAAGCCGCTGGATTTAAACGAGATTACTTCGTCATTGCTCGCCAGTCCGATTTAATGCAGGCCAATAACGACGACCAGTCCTTAGTGATTCTTGCTGCAGCCTATCTAGGCCCTGCCCGTTTAATCGATAATCAGGTTGTTAACCTTTAG
- a CDS encoding acetyl-CoA C-acetyltransferase, whose protein sequence is MREVVIVAAGRTAVGTFNGSLAGVKASDLGATVLKGLLERTKIDPAQIDEVILGQVLTAGCGQNTARQAVINAGLPIEVPAMTINKVCGSGLKAIQLATQAIRCGDADIIIAGGQENMSQSPHVLPNSRNGARMGDWKMVDTMITDGLWDAFNNYHMGITTENIVEKYGFTREEQDAFASASQNKAEAAVTAGRFKEEIIPVSIPQRKGDPVIFDTDEQPRFGCTPDALAKLRPAFKKDGTVTAGNSSTINDGAAAVILCSAEKAAELGLPVLARIKAYASAGVDPAIMGTGPICATQKALEKAGWSINDLELVEANEAFAAQAMSVNKDLGWNTDIVNVNGGAIALGHPIGASGCRILVSLVHEMNRRDAKKALATLCIGGGMGTALAIERD, encoded by the coding sequence ATGCGTGAAGTCGTTATTGTTGCAGCTGGCCGTACAGCGGTTGGTACATTTAATGGTTCTTTGGCTGGCGTAAAAGCTTCCGATTTAGGCGCGACAGTACTAAAAGGATTACTGGAAAGAACCAAAATTGACCCAGCACAGATCGATGAAGTCATTTTAGGCCAAGTACTAACAGCTGGTTGCGGACAGAATACCGCTCGCCAAGCGGTGATTAATGCAGGCTTACCTATTGAAGTTCCTGCAATGACTATCAACAAAGTGTGCGGCTCTGGTTTAAAAGCTATCCAATTAGCTACTCAAGCGATTCGTTGCGGCGATGCAGATATCATCATTGCCGGTGGTCAGGAAAACATGAGCCAATCTCCTCATGTACTACCTAACTCACGCAACGGTGCTCGCATGGGCGACTGGAAAATGGTTGATACCATGATTACTGATGGTCTGTGGGATGCGTTCAACAACTACCATATGGGCATCACAACTGAAAACATCGTCGAGAAGTACGGTTTCACACGTGAAGAGCAGGATGCTTTCGCATCTGCCTCTCAAAATAAAGCTGAAGCAGCTGTTACTGCCGGTCGTTTTAAAGAGGAAATCATCCCTGTTAGCATTCCTCAGCGTAAAGGCGACCCTGTTATTTTTGATACCGATGAGCAGCCACGTTTTGGTTGCACACCAGACGCGCTGGCAAAATTACGCCCTGCTTTCAAAAAAGACGGTACTGTCACCGCAGGTAACAGTTCCACTATTAATGATGGCGCTGCTGCAGTCATTCTTTGCTCTGCAGAAAAAGCCGCTGAGCTAGGCCTTCCGGTACTCGCTCGTATTAAAGCTTATGCTTCTGCTGGTGTTGATCCAGCCATCATGGGTACCGGCCCAATCTGCGCGACACAGAAAGCCTTAGAAAAAGCTGGCTGGTCTATTAACGATTTAGAATTGGTTGAAGCGAACGAAGCCTTTGCTGCCCAAGCAATGTCTGTAAACAAAGACCTGGGATGGAATACCGATATTGTTAACGTTAATGGCGGTGCGATTGCACTGGGCCATCCGATCGGTGCATCAGGATGTCGTATCCTTGTATCTCTTGTTCATGAAATGAATCGTCGCGATGCGAAGAAAGCTTTGGCTACCTTATGTATCGGTGGCGGCATGGGCACCGCGCTAGCTATCGAACGCGACTAA
- a CDS encoding 6-carboxytetrahydropterin synthase — protein MKLFVNNLTNVDFSYLHTERGLMGESWLLQLELDGALNEQGMVCDFGIVKRLARDWMDDTIDHALLVPALAPGVTITQSAGMTEVVWTYADGQILTCRSPSAAIVAVDAQEITEASLAAWCEARLISLFPSEVKGMSLHFVPEEIDGAFYHYSHGLHQHEGNCQRIAHGHRSRIEILVNGERDSELEALWAQRWKDIYIGTQSHRMESPEGTNSYAYKAPQGDFSLSLPSAYCYDIDTESTVEQIARHLAARIKQVRPLDTIEVRAYEGIGKGAISRG, from the coding sequence GTGAAACTATTTGTAAATAATTTAACCAATGTTGATTTCTCGTATCTGCATACCGAGCGTGGGTTGATGGGTGAGTCTTGGCTGCTTCAGTTGGAGCTGGACGGTGCTTTAAATGAGCAGGGAATGGTGTGTGATTTTGGTATTGTCAAAAGACTCGCACGAGACTGGATGGATGATACGATCGACCATGCTTTGTTAGTTCCTGCGTTAGCACCTGGGGTGACGATCACTCAGTCGGCTGGGATGACCGAAGTTGTGTGGACGTATGCCGACGGTCAGATTCTGACGTGTCGTTCACCTAGTGCTGCTATCGTAGCGGTGGATGCGCAAGAGATCACTGAAGCTAGTTTGGCTGCATGGTGTGAGGCGCGATTAATCTCTCTCTTTCCAAGTGAGGTGAAAGGCATGAGTTTGCACTTTGTACCGGAGGAGATAGATGGGGCGTTTTATCATTACAGTCATGGCTTGCATCAGCATGAGGGCAACTGCCAGCGAATAGCTCATGGTCATAGATCTCGGATCGAGATACTGGTGAATGGTGAACGAGATTCTGAGCTTGAAGCGCTATGGGCACAACGCTGGAAAGATATCTATATTGGTACCCAGTCTCATCGTATGGAATCTCCCGAAGGCACTAACAGTTATGCCTATAAAGCACCACAAGGTGATTTCTCGCTTTCTCTACCGTCTGCTTATTGTTATGACATTGATACGGAAAGTACTGTCGAACAGATAGCCCGCCATCTTGCCGCTCGCATCAAGCAGGTACGTCCCTTGGATACGATTGAAGTCAGGGCTTATGAGGGAATAGGGAAGGGAGCTATTTCTAGAGGTTGA
- a CDS encoding DUF3369 domain-containing protein, which translates to MSDELVFNDVQTEDVPIATGEPWTVLVVDDEPDVHKVTEIVLRNFTFEGRPLHIIKALSGEEGIQKLSEHDNIAVALIDVVMESDHAGLHLVEYIRKDKKNNRIRIVLRTGQPGQAPEEEVIQRYDIHDYKDKTELTRTKLHTLLYSTLRSYRDICTIEQQRDSLRLVLNAITAVNESSTLKRFASAVLEQLIGLLHIRPNTLYCAVQTLEDMPGKLHILAATGNMTTLTDEIELDAIPEAPRQALTDALVTQSSIHTQNYYVGYYTAPAGSSKLLYVELTQELDHDARQLLEVYCANVAATYHTLVLKEDVEVTQRELIYMLGEAVEKRSKETGGHVKRVALISELLAKAAGLSNSEAKYIKLASPLHDLGKIAIPDNILNKPGKLDAHEWAIMQTHAELGEHMLQLSNKPLFNLAAIIAGQHHEKWDGSGYPRALKGTDIHIAGRITALADVFDALNNSRCYKPAWPLEQTLELIQNQKGKHFDPSLVDLLFLHLDKIQEICLEYPD; encoded by the coding sequence ATGTCTGACGAACTGGTATTCAATGACGTTCAAACGGAGGATGTACCGATAGCGACTGGCGAGCCTTGGACGGTTCTAGTAGTCGATGATGAGCCTGATGTACACAAGGTGACTGAAATTGTCCTCAGGAATTTCACCTTCGAAGGTCGTCCATTGCATATCATCAAAGCGCTTAGCGGCGAGGAAGGCATCCAAAAGCTATCGGAGCATGACAATATCGCCGTCGCACTCATCGATGTTGTTATGGAGTCAGATCATGCAGGTTTACACCTTGTCGAATATATACGTAAAGACAAAAAGAATAATCGCATACGTATCGTATTAAGAACGGGACAGCCCGGCCAAGCTCCCGAGGAAGAAGTGATTCAGCGCTACGACATACATGATTACAAAGATAAGACAGAGCTGACCCGAACGAAGTTGCATACTCTCCTTTACTCCACGCTCCGTTCATACAGAGATATCTGCACTATCGAACAACAAAGAGACAGCTTACGTCTGGTGCTCAATGCTATCACCGCCGTCAATGAATCAAGCACACTCAAGCGCTTTGCTTCCGCCGTGCTAGAACAACTCATCGGCCTATTGCACATTCGGCCGAACACTCTCTATTGCGCAGTACAGACCTTAGAAGATATGCCAGGTAAATTACATATTCTGGCAGCCACAGGTAACATGACCACGCTAACGGATGAGATAGAGCTAGATGCCATACCGGAAGCTCCACGCCAAGCACTAACAGATGCGTTGGTAACACAAAGCTCCATACATACACAAAATTACTATGTTGGCTACTACACGGCGCCTGCGGGTAGCAGCAAGTTACTATACGTCGAACTTACGCAGGAGCTGGATCACGATGCCAGACAGTTATTAGAAGTTTATTGCGCGAATGTGGCAGCCACTTATCATACGCTAGTGCTGAAGGAAGATGTTGAAGTCACCCAACGCGAACTCATCTATATGCTGGGTGAAGCGGTCGAGAAGCGCTCCAAAGAAACGGGGGGGCACGTAAAGCGAGTCGCACTGATTTCAGAGCTGCTGGCTAAGGCTGCGGGATTATCCAATAGCGAGGCCAAGTACATTAAACTCGCCTCGCCTTTGCATGATTTAGGGAAAATCGCGATACCCGATAACATACTTAATAAACCAGGTAAGCTAGACGCCCATGAATGGGCAATCATGCAAACCCATGCAGAATTGGGCGAGCACATGCTGCAATTGTCCAATAAGCCTTTATTTAATCTAGCAGCTATCATTGCCGGGCAACACCATGAGAAATGGGACGGTAGTGGTTACCCTAGGGCCCTCAAAGGTACAGATATACATATTGCCGGTCGCATAACCGCTCTTGCAGATGTCTTCGATGCACTCAATAATTCACGCTGCTATAAACCTGCTTGGCCCCTTGAGCAAACATTGGAACTGATCCAGAATCAGAAAGGAAAACACTTTGATCCAAGCTTGGTTGACCTTCTCTTTTTACATCTGGATAAAATACAAGAGATCTGTCTAGAATACCCAGACTAG
- the rsuA gene encoding 16S rRNA pseudouridine(516) synthase RsuA, which translates to MRVDKYLSQATGLSRKEVKRLMHKDLVTVNGISTRDTSLHIKETDTVHLDDREISPPRPRYFMMHKPLGYVCSSDDPNNATVMGLLIDEPRPEDLHLAGRLDIDTTGLLLITDDGQWSHRITSPKHKLGKRYHVTTADPIPESTIETFLQGVQLINEKHLTKPADLEIIGSHEAYLTLREGRYHQVKRMFAALGNKVVALHRDRIGEIVLDEDLLPGEYRELTADEIGLATP; encoded by the coding sequence ATGCGCGTAGATAAATACCTTTCCCAAGCCACTGGGCTTTCTCGCAAAGAAGTAAAGCGACTGATGCATAAAGACTTGGTCACCGTTAATGGCATATCGACACGCGACACCTCTTTACACATCAAAGAAACAGATACAGTTCACCTTGATGACCGGGAAATTTCCCCACCTCGCCCTCGATATTTCATGATGCATAAACCCTTGGGATATGTGTGCTCAAGTGATGATCCAAACAATGCAACAGTCATGGGGCTACTTATTGACGAACCTCGCCCAGAAGACCTACATCTGGCAGGACGTTTAGATATCGACACAACGGGCTTGCTCTTGATCACTGATGATGGCCAATGGTCGCACCGCATAACCTCTCCAAAGCATAAATTAGGGAAGCGCTACCATGTCACCACAGCAGATCCTATACCTGAGTCCACGATTGAGACCTTCCTTCAAGGCGTGCAGTTGATTAACGAAAAGCACCTCACCAAACCCGCCGATTTAGAAATTATTGGTAGTCACGAGGCCTACCTCACCCTACGCGAGGGGCGTTACCACCAAGTTAAGCGCATGTTTGCCGCATTGGGCAACAAAGTCGTTGCGCTTCATCGCGATCGCATTGGGGAAATCGTACTGGACGAAGATCTGCTGCCCGGCGAATACCGAGAGCTCACTGCTGATGAGATAGGTCTGGCGACCCCATGA
- a CDS encoding methyltransferase — protein MRDLAFALLYDTFKTARTPALWVVDENIDIADIPDGLHGFSAITNRFDVAQALETKGWDYQLNDYLLEAQPREHFASIFLRIPKEKAQGHYLINQSGQLLCHGGSLFLSGMKQEGIKGFIDRAAKLSGQSADLWKADKQTWAGEIRFEGPMGEPLEDKDYRILRPAPQDDHFHFLSKPGIFGWDKIDQGSALLVSHLPSLIQPYSDINCALDLGCGYGYLTLHTGRLLNIPVVATDNNAAAVFACQHNLAQAQRQGDVTLDDCGTHVEGEFPLVICNPPFHSGFSVDNDLTDRFLASAADHLTKTGVAIFVTNLHIPLERKASHFFQRTETMINNGHFKLVRLSLPKK, from the coding sequence ATGAGAGATCTCGCATTTGCGCTTCTTTATGACACCTTCAAAACGGCTCGAACACCCGCGCTATGGGTCGTTGATGAGAATATTGATATAGCAGACATTCCCGACGGCCTTCATGGCTTCAGTGCCATAACAAACCGTTTTGATGTTGCACAGGCACTGGAGACCAAAGGCTGGGACTATCAGCTCAATGATTACCTACTGGAAGCTCAACCTAGAGAACACTTTGCGAGTATCTTTTTACGTATACCTAAAGAGAAAGCACAGGGTCATTATTTGATCAACCAATCGGGGCAGCTCCTTTGTCATGGAGGCTCCCTTTTTCTCAGCGGTATGAAACAAGAAGGTATCAAAGGCTTCATTGATCGAGCCGCTAAATTGTCCGGCCAGTCCGCCGATCTTTGGAAAGCGGATAAACAAACCTGGGCAGGCGAGATCAGATTCGAAGGCCCTATGGGTGAACCTTTAGAAGATAAAGACTATCGTATCCTTCGACCGGCACCACAAGATGATCATTTCCATTTCCTAAGCAAGCCTGGCATTTTTGGCTGGGATAAAATTGATCAAGGAAGCGCCTTACTGGTATCACATTTGCCCTCCCTTATTCAGCCCTATAGTGACATCAACTGCGCATTAGACTTAGGGTGTGGTTATGGCTATCTAACCCTTCATACCGGACGATTGTTAAATATTCCTGTAGTCGCTACTGATAACAATGCTGCTGCCGTATTCGCATGCCAACACAATCTAGCCCAAGCTCAACGCCAAGGGGACGTCACCTTGGATGATTGTGGAACGCATGTAGAGGGCGAGTTCCCTTTAGTCATTTGCAACCCGCCCTTTCATAGCGGCTTTTCGGTGGATAACGATTTGACGGATCGCTTCCTTGCTTCGGCGGCAGACCACCTGACAAAAACAGGTGTAGCTATTTTTGTCACTAATTTACATATTCCCCTTGAAAGAAAAGCCTCACATTTCTTTCAACGTACTGAAACCATGATCAACAATGGGCACTTTAAACTAGTTCGACTGAGTCTACCCAAAAAGTAG